The window TATACTTCAGCAGGGACACTTAGAGAGCTCCTTCTTTATAAGCACCTCTGGGTGAATGTCAGTGAGACactaagcatctgttgggaagatGGTCCTTTATGGCttcttactttgagagcttcacaccctCCTTCTTCAGTAAATGAGCTTGTTACTGTCCCGgtgtgggactgcatagaagtcacaaagaagaaaacagggttgcacttacctgttacTGTTCACCAAGTGGTCGTCGTTGCAGGCACACATCCTTCCTTCCTGTGTCATCGTGATGGGGCGAGGTCTCCAGTAGCAACAAcacccctcctcctggtcatgtgatggttTTGGTGGGAAAGAGTGATGGGGAGGAGAGGCGCTCCTAGTCTTCTAAAAAAACTCTGGAATTCTTTTCTGCGGCTGGCCTGTGTATGCATAGTCCCAGtgttgcctgcacagaagaccactttaTGAACAACAATTGCAGgttagtgcaaccctgtttttctccacCATTTCTCTGTATACAGCTAGAGGCTGGAAATCTCTTGTCACcaaaagttcttcctaacatgGTGTCAGGATGAACAGAGAACTTTAGTAATGTTGTTCTGGTGAAAGACGTAAAAATTTGGCTCTAAAGAGTTCTAGGCTCACTCAGAATAATTTTTATGCTACTTTGAGACAAAAACTACTGCTTCTAAATCAGATAACCTGTTTGCTGACTGGAACTGATGATCATTTAATGTTGTCATCCTATTTACTCAATTCTTTTTTACATAATCTGTTTCTATTTTTGAAAGTGCAGGTTCTTTTTTTCAATCGCTGTTTAGGAAGAGGCAATGCCTTGCCAAAGTGGTGATTAAATCTCTTAGAAGCTGGAAGTCAACTGCTGCTTTTACTAGATATAATCACTAATTATTAATGACAAAATCTTATTTAATTATGTAGATTTTATATACTCTAATCCAATGTGAATTGTTAAGAAAGTGACATCCCCAGGcacgtaagtaaataaatatgaagtCTCATTTTGCATTTATTGGGTTGAATACCAAAGATAATTTCCACTAATAGAAAGGTTGTGTGATCTTTGTTAATACCCCTCTCCACACAGACACATCCTGCAGACATATGATTTGCTCTTCATGCTGTTTCTGGGGAACTCTTGGGGAGCAGCCTTTCAGGGACATCCGAAGTGAACAGTGGGAAGGGTGCACAGTATTTCCATTCAAGAAATGCTTCCTGCTAttgaaatttgtttcttcttTACCATTGTAGCTAATCTGGAAAACAAAGCTAAGAAATTACCATTCTTCCTTTGTATTCTTGTATTCAGTTTTATATTAACTCCCATGTGTATCAAATGAATCTGTTTGCAGTACATAGATCTTAATTAGCAATCCATCTAATCCTCTAGGAAATCTCTAGAATATTTATAGTTCTACACTTTGTTTCTCTGCATAGGTATCTAAGGCGTCAGCAGATCTAATGTGCTATTGTGAGGAGCATGCTAGGAAGGATCCTTTACTAATGGGTATACCTGCTTCGGAAAACCCCTTCAAGGATAAAAAGACCTGTATAATCCTATAGGCAAAGCAACCAGATGCCTTCAAGACCCTCCCTGTGAAACCAACCAAGCAGTCTCCTAAGAGAAGTAACCTGAAGATCATCTGGTACCAACTGCATAAAACAACAATCCATTTACATTGTGTATCAATGAACTTTTAAGTTTTCTAAAAAGTTTCTTTTCTTTATAGTGTTCAAAGTCAAAGTGGGGATGCAAGGTTAGAGTTACTCCTTGTACAATAGAATGATTCTAAAAGCATAGTTAGCTATTGGATTCTGTTGACTTTTATGGGATGAGAGATGTGTGGGGTGGGTTTTACTTTAAAGTGCAATGAGTGTTCTCATATAAGGTATTAGATTGAACAATCAAGACCAAAGTTGCCTGAACTTCATTTACCTATTAGTGAGGAAGACAAGTAGACAAGCTTACTTTACATTTTGATTTTATACTAGTGTCTATCCTTGTGTATGTTATGTAATTGGTGTCTAATATATCTAGAATGTGTACATATATTTGGTTCGGTATATACACACATTCCATGTACATTCTTTAACAAAATGCACCCCTAAAGGTTACTTATCACATTTATTGATAAACATGTCTTTACCATCAAGTATATCTTAAGGTTTTCACTacctgattttatttttttcatatttctttTACAATTAGTGTTCCATCTGCTCACAGATTCTAAAAGCAAAGTCTAAAGGAAAAATTCTTACGCCTTTCCATTGCTTCACGGGGACTCTCTACCCTCTTATCTTCCCTGTACAATTCCTGTTGAACTGATTGTATGTAAGCATCCACACATTTTGCTTTGTTTGCTAATTTTACATTAAACAAATGCCAAATAATATCTTAGAGGAATTGGCAGGCGCTGAGTGCAGTCAGTTCATGGTGCTGTTGGTTCTATACAAGGCctactgttctttttttaaaaaaaatgggggttGTGCTGAAAAAATACTTGGGGGATAGAAGAAATATCCAGAAACAAATCCCTGGCAAATGTAAGCCGTATTATAGTATTTGTGCACACTTCATGCCTTGTTAGAATACAAAGTGAGCATACAATACTGACTTTTTTCAAACCATgagtttgtatttatattccatttGTTGCCACTGCCAGCCCTTTAAACTTTTAATTTTGTGGTCTGCCATATCTTTGCATTTATAGAATCTGTTAAGTACCTTGTGGCTGGCCTTGTAATAGATGTACAGAGATTGATATGAGGGTAAGGGGCCTAACACATAGGTCTAGATTCTTTTAGAAGAGCCTTGGTAGCATAGAAAGCAAAGTCAGCCAGTGGCTTTCCTATCACAGGGTCCAGGAGCAGCTTGCTTCCACCCATTAAGAGCCAGATTTCTCTCATTAAATATGTGGCAGTTAAATCTTGCTACAATACAGGTGGAATAAAACAAAAACCAGATCTTCACTGTATCTGCAGGGAAGAAGACCAGGCTACAGAGCCAACAAGCCAAGGTCCCTATTCCACTCATTAGTTCTTGGTGTTGTACTAACTTAAATTTCTTGTCTGTTTCTCTTGTAGTAGTACATAATTATAGATTAAATATTGATAACAAGAGATATTTTGTACTTTGTTTACTCCAAAACTTGAAATTGGAAATCAGCCAGCTGTGAGAAACAAACCAACAAAGTAatcttgctgtttgttttttactattgaaaaactgttttttaaattagAATATTTTTTCTAATGGGAGCTTTGAAAACAGTAAACAACTTTCAAaattttgtttattgttgttCACTCTGGCCTTTCACAATGAATGCACATTAAACAATATTGTAACTCAAACATCCATATGTGAACTACACACTGTCACCATTTTGCTTGCAGTTTAATGGTTGATTCATTTAGAACCAAGACCGAATAATGGACAATATAGATTAATGATTGACTTGCATACTGATTTTCTAATGTGAAAGCAAGGCCCATGCATTTCTCTAAACATACTTTGAAGTAAGCAGGGTCAGGATCACATTCTCCACTGACATTGGTTTTTCTTGACTTATTTTAAGATCTTGGGAAGCTGTTGATTTTTGTGTGATGCACCAAGGGATGCCTTTCTAAAAGGCTATCTCATACAACAGTTATCATGTAATGACGTTCAGAGCTCACTTTATTTTCTGTAGATTAGTACGAGTTGAATCTGTCTTGTCAAATTCACCACATATCTGAATCATAACTTACCACATATGAGAATCTTTGAAAAGCATTCTGAATCAAAATGTGATGAATGTAAAACCTACAATTCAATCTGTGTAGATCACTAGAAAAattgaaaacactgaaaaaatggcggtttgttgcggttcatggtttgtcacatttcacgaaccacaacccaccatgaacttgcccagttcacgaaccagttcatttggttcatatgtACATCACTtatggggctgcagaaggtctgcagaaagcccatccccccattgcctaggtaacagattgattggtgccaggctgtctgcagtgacgaagtGAAAAActaactggttcatgaaccaaaacccagcccagttcatgatgaactttggttcatatttcagtttgttctCATCTCTATTACTGATTCATGTGGCCTTAAAGCAGTTGTTTGGAACATGGAAAGCGCAGAATTGTGTTGCTGGAAACATAAAAAAGAATGCAGTATTTATGATGATAGGATAGCCCTCCCATACAAGTAATATTTCAAATGAAGACAGCCTGGACTGGCAAAATTGCCAAGTAATGTCTCCTTTGTAGAGTCCGTTTTTGGTAGTACTTGCCTAAAGCTAACTCTGGAGAAATCCCAGGTGCCTTTTACCTGTGATGCCAACTTCTAAAAAGCTGAAACTTTTGGAGTATATATGCTTTCCCCAGCCCTGATagattatatatatatgtctATATTTTTAAGCCAATTGGAACTGCTTAATATAGCAATTTTTACTCATCAAATTGATGCAtcctttaaataaatatatttcttcttGGTGTTAATCAGCTTGGTACTTGcatacagaaattaatatggtaGTTCAGTGTCTGTGCACAGAGTTTTTAAATGACTGAATAAAAATATACACTTACAGAAACAAAGCATTGTACAAAGCCGCATACACTGTATGCCAGTGTTGACATTGAACTAGGAAGCTAAATGATAGCTTCAAAAGATCTCAAGCTAGACAACCCTCTTGTCTGGAAGGAAAACCTTGGGCTGGCTGCGGAATGATTACAGGAGAGAAAGGAAGTCCACTGAAGTTGCTTTCAACCAACCAATGTCCCCTCTAATACCGccactctccccctcctcttgagTACAGCTAAAGATATGGGCCTCTGGGTACTAGGTATGTTTATTATTTTCCTTCCATATCAGTGCTATAATAACCTTAAGTGTATTTTAAAACCTTATTCAAGTATTTTACCTGTTTTTGTGTTGCAGTACCAGGCAAAATTTGTTGGAACCAGAGATGCCTTTCCATGTACAGAAGACTTCTTCCGTTCATGGAAGGGCTATTTTTCCACTTCACAGTAGAGagatgtatgataaaatggaaactAAATCCAAGTACATTTTTGGTCTTCTGTGGAGACTCACATTGGGACTccacatgcgcaggccagccatggataAGAATTTCCTAGCTTTAGAACACTAGAAGgatgcccctcccccacagaGTGCAAGGTGGCATTTTCACGGCAAAACAGTGATGTGGTAAGAGCAAGGAGTGCCCCCTTTCCTCAGTTCTCTCTTCACTGCCACTGAGAGAAGATCCTCTTCTAGCATCTCGTTTGGTATTTTTTTCTACTTACAAGTCGGCATTGGTTTatgatgaaagaaaaagaaagaactgCTGCAGAAATCTTTATTTAAAGTGTAGTATGAAAATGACTCAGACAGATGAATACTGTCTGTCCGCTTTGGTGTCTTGAGTCCCACAACGTATTTACTTGTTGCCTCTGTCAGCAGTTCAGTCCTAAAGCTCATCATGATAGAGCCAAATGGAGGTGGCGTTATAGGAAAAGGCATTGTCTGATTCCCAACTTACGGCAGCAGTCTCATCTGCCACAGTGAAACATACTTCTTGAGTTGAGTCTGTGTCCTTGGTTTTGTCAGTTCCAGCCTTGGATCTGTCTTTGCACCAATGCCAATCACTAGTTCCAGTTACCTCTCATAGGAGTTTGTCAGAACCTCCACCAAATAAGACGAGGACAAAATCTAAGCACCGGGATGAGTGCCTCTCATTTCTGGCCCCAGCTAAGCATGCAAGTTATCAGGAAGACATCACCTTATACTCAGCACTAGCTAAGAGATGTTGTGTTTCTTTGAAACCCCTGAATACTAGGCTCTGTGGCCTGCACTTTTCACATTGGTGCCATGGCAACCATACCCATGGTTTCCATCTCCAGTGTATGGAACcaacgggcggggggggggattattaTTATTCTACACCACAAGTGGTTCCATCAACTTGCACCTTAGTGGTTTGAGATCATCCATTGGTTCCCGTTCCGTTCCACTGCTGTGCTCCACCTTCCCAAGATTTGGCACAGGATGACGAACATACTTCCAAGTTTCATTTGGATCCATCACCAGTTTGAAACTTTAGGGGATCCCATTCCTGTGTCCTCAGATGAAGATCTCAGACTGTTTTTGGAATAAACATTACAAATGCCGTATCAGCTTCTCATTCTCTGATAGAAGTTAAAACTGTTTTCCACATCACACCTTTAACGTTTTTTTGAAAGTGATATTTAATCTTTTTCTGTCTGTAGTCCCATGATAGAGTATTTCTTTAGTATTGTCTCAGTTGACACATAGCCCATTTGACCCTCTAGCTACTTGTTCTCTGCCATTACTTTCCCTAAAAGTCTGTTTTCTACTGGCTATGACTTCTGTCAGAAGAGATGGAGAGCTAGTAGCTCTCTGTGCAGATGTTCCTTTTATTAAGTTGCAGAGTgaaaatttggttttgcatactAGTCTCCAGTTTCTTCCTAATGTTGTGTCTAGATTTGTCATAAAATATCACTTTACCAGTGTTTTTTCCTTTCCCCTCATATATGGAATGTACACTGAACATGTTGCATGTTAAAAGtgcattattttatttagaaaggaTACAGTCGTTTAGGAACAATCCacatctttttttttgttcacatCCCAGTAAAGACAAATTTACTTCTGCTCAAACATTATTACGAAGGATTGTTACCACCATTAAACTGTGTTATCAACAAGATGGAATGTGTTGTCCCTTCGACATATGGACACATTCCACTAGAGCTCAAactttttctgcagcttttctccatagGGCTCAAACTTTTTCTGCAGCATTACTCAGTTGATGCCCTCTGATTGGCACATAGTCTTCAGCTGACCCTTTTGTACACCATTACTCTATAAACATTAATTTGAGAAAGGAATCGACAGTAAAATGCTGTATTGCATGCTTTGTTTTGGTGAGAGTCTCACTGCCATGTCCTTGATTAGTACTTATTAGACTCCCAGCATGGGACTGCATAGAAGACCAAACATGAAAATAGGGTTGcagttacctgtaactgttgttccttAAGTgtattctgtgcaggcacacataccctccctcctgccctgctgtaagcctctttctctttcttctggAGCTTCCAGCATCTTAGGAGAACTGAAGGAAAGGGGTGCTCCCCCCATCATGGCATATGATGATTTTGGTGGAAAAACACCCCTCTAGCATTCCAAAGCAGCAAGATTCTTCGCGGCTGACTTGCACATGTGTGACTTGCACATGCttaatgtgtgcctgcacacaaGATGCTTGATGAACAACACTGCGAAGTATGTGCAACCCTGTTTATGCAAGCATGAGAGCAGACCTGCCTATTAGAACACTGTACTTACTGTTCCGCTTGTGCTTAAGGATCAGTGCCTACTGCTGTTTTCCTTCTCCTTGTGGTTCTTTGGATCCAAACCAATATTTTCACCAGCAGTGCTTTAGATCTTTAATACACATGTGTATTTTATTAACATGAGAGTATTTGAAAATCTTTGTTTAAAACTGCAGGGACataattaaaatgtaaaaattGTGCCAACTTGAGAGTCAGAAATGCCTTTTGACTTTTATTCTGAAACACATGGGTTGAAACGAGCCCCTGTTAAGTCCAGCGCAATTTCTGTGTTGACTTTATAGCAGTTTTCAGTTACAGCAGATGTAAAttaaacaacaaaatgtcagtttgGGTCGCTTCTGTTCTAGTAGATTTTAGGTAACTGCTAAATgtatttcatttccccccttttgtttcaAGGTGTACTGTCTTTTCTGAAGAATCAAAATATACATTTGCTATCTGTTTTTGTATTCATAATAAAGCAAACTTTGTAGTGATGGTATAATCATAAAGAGAAGTAAAGAGAATGTTGGCCTTTGTAAGCAATCTTGCTTCTCATTCTCAGTTCATTTCTATGGGATTTGCATTAGACTTCCATAGAAATGAATGGGGGTATGCAGCAGTGGTGCTTGTATGATTATACCCTGTAAAACAGGAATAATCAAACCATCCAAAATAACTGCTAGACCACTGTGAGGTTTTGAAATTAAGTGTATGTTGTTTAACAAGAGTTTCCAGCAACTTTTCCACTACACTGCATCTTGGTGCTTTGATTAGAAATGCCTCAGAAGTAGAACATTACTCAAGAAAGTGGTTAGTgttctgtctttttttaaaaaaaaataccatgtTCTGCTTACTTTTTACAGGCACACGTTTTCTCTGGTTTATCTCTTTGAATTGCTTTTGCAAAATATTGTTTTGTATTATCATTGTAATCCTAGATTGACAAGAATACCACCATGATTtacctttgatttttttaaaaagtatttgtgAAATTTTAATAGTGCTAAGTTGTTTTTGTCTTTTGCAAGCAATTGATCTCTTATTAAAGCTGAATACATTGCAGTCTTTTATTGAAAGATGGGTTTCTTGTAGCTATGAGAAAGATTTAAGAACTGTAATTAATATTCCAATTCACAGCTAATATATTTAGTACCATGGATATGAAACACTTTAATTAAATATCACTACTTTTCATACTTTTCTGCTTTTCATTATAATTCAGTTGATTTCACTATTGAAAATAATATTCCTTTCATGCAGAGCTTCAGTTAAACTATCTAGCAGCAGATTCACAAATCTGTTTGAGTCTGGCATGTTTATGCTGGTGGTACTTGCCTGCAAAGGCTATTTCAGCTGTGTGGAGAGAGAATCACCTTTTGCGACAATGTTGCCATGCAGTACTTGCCAATACTGTATATTTTTGTGTGATTACCATGATGTTTTATGCTGAGAGCACCACTGGGGTTGTGGTTTCTAATCCTGCTATGCCAACCACACAGCACTATATACTATTAGGAATTAAACCAAGAcattgtggctcagtggtctgTGTGACCCAGACTGGGTGCCTCACCCTTGCTAGGGGTGTGGTTGTTAATTAAAATCCAAACTGGATATATGGATTTTTGCCTGTCTTTTGGTTGGTCCTCTTGGCAATAATGCTAGATGAAGAAATAAGAGAGGCAGGTGGTGCTAGAATTCTGGACTCTTGCACCACAGAGCAGCACCTTTATCACATAGATACAAGAATAGGCATAAAAGGGACCCTTGATAAAACAGCAATTCACCTGAGGATTTTTGAGCAACCCATAAAGTATTAACAGAAGTAAAAAAGTACTGAAGGCTGTTCCActggcagagacagacagagtgCATGAGCATGAGAATGCTCCGGCAATGAAGCATTACAGCTCCAAAAAGCATCAAAGAAAAAGCAAGTTACACCTCTGTGTGAGGAGCTAGTGAGTACTGTTATATTTTAAATAGTATTTACTGGAACAACGACGATGGTAGAAAGTCAGCAATAGGGTTGGAGCTTTCCAGTATTCTGTGTTTTAATTGTCACAGGTGACTGCTTGTCTATTGGCTTGAACTTAGAGGTGTATCCTTGGAACCATGAGCTCTTAGTAGCTGTCCTGGAAGAAGTGAAACAGGGTTGTGGATAAGACTTTCATGGACTTAATAGAGAGGTGCCAACCCTGGGCTAACAGAGTTTCTGTTACAGAGAATATAAAAGTCTTCAGTCAGGAAAACCAACATATGGAGCTACTGGAAGATGACCCCTCAGAAGGGTAATGAAAATTTGCCCtttaaggggaagggggggggtcca of the Eublepharis macularius isolate TG4126 chromosome 5, MPM_Emac_v1.0, whole genome shotgun sequence genome contains:
- the GNG12 gene encoding guanine nucleotide-binding protein G(I)/G(S)/G(O) subunit gamma-12, which translates into the protein MSSRTSGTTNNIAQARRTVQQLRIEASIERIKVSKASADLMCYCEEHARKDPLLMGIPASENPFKDKKTCIIL